In the genome of Terribacillus sp. FSL K6-0262, one region contains:
- a CDS encoding NAD-dependent epimerase, with the protein MKILVTGSAGFIGMHVSKRLLESGYNVVGIDNLNDYYEVTLKEARNSELMNYNNYSFYNIDLKNSKDVMNCVSQENIEVVINLAAQAGVRYSLKNPSVYIESNIMGFLSILEACKENSIKHLIYASSSSVYGANVKIPFSTEDNVDHPVSLYAATKKSNELMAHTYSHLYKLPTTGLRFFTVYGPYGRPDMAYYSFTKKIINNETIQIYNNGEMMRDFTYIDDIVEGIVGLIDKAPEETKYNLESNLKPNTSYAPYRIFNIGNNKPTKLMDFIEELESVLGIEAKKEFLPMQLGDVKSTFADIDDLNELTGFNPRTDLKEGLSKFADWYREFYMKKGRDK; encoded by the coding sequence ATGAAAATACTTGTGACTGGATCAGCTGGTTTCATTGGAATGCATGTGTCAAAGAGATTACTTGAATCAGGTTATAATGTTGTTGGGATTGACAATTTAAATGATTATTATGAAGTAACTTTAAAAGAAGCAAGAAATAGTGAATTAATGAATTACAACAATTATTCATTCTACAATATTGATTTAAAAAACAGTAAAGATGTTATGAATTGTGTTAGTCAAGAGAATATAGAAGTTGTAATTAACTTGGCTGCGCAAGCAGGTGTACGCTATAGTCTAAAGAATCCATCGGTATATATTGAATCAAATATAATGGGCTTTTTGAGTATATTAGAAGCATGTAAAGAAAATAGTATTAAACACTTAATATACGCATCATCAAGTTCAGTTTATGGTGCTAATGTAAAAATACCATTTTCTACGGAGGATAATGTAGATCATCCTGTTAGTTTATATGCCGCTACTAAGAAATCCAATGAACTTATGGCTCATACATATAGCCACTTGTACAAGTTACCGACAACTGGATTGAGGTTCTTTACTGTTTATGGCCCTTATGGACGGCCTGATATGGCTTATTACTCTTTTACTAAAAAAATTATAAATAATGAGACAATCCAAATTTACAATAATGGGGAAATGATGAGAGATTTTACCTATATTGATGATATAGTAGAAGGAATTGTCGGTTTAATAGATAAGGCACCTGAAGAGACAAAGTATAATTTGGAAAGTAATCTTAAGCCAAATACAAGCTATGCACCATATAGAATATTTAATATTGGTAATAATAAGCCAACAAAATTAATGGATTTTATAGAAGAACTTGAATCAGTATTAGGAATAGAAGCTAAAAAAGAATTCCTACCTATGCAATTAGGAGATGTCAAAAGTACATTTGCTGATATAGATGATTTGAACGAGTTAACAGGTTTTAATCCAAGAACAGATTTAAAGGAAGGTTTAAGTAAATTTGCAGACTGGTATCGTGAATTTTATATGAAGAAGGGAAGAGACAAATGA
- a CDS encoding sugar phosphate nucleotidyltransferase has protein sequence MNLVLLSGGSGKRLWPLSNDARSKQFLKLLKNNEDDQSESMLQRVWKQLHKSGLSRNAIIATSKSQEEIMYNQLGSEITLVTEPYRRDTFPAIALAASYLYSEKKIAIDESVTVLPVDPYVDDLFFEKIRSLEDILTESRADLALVGVKPIFPSQKYGYIVPETSGYQNNMYVPVKSFKEKPDLALAKELISEEALWNCGVFSFRLSFILDYLKELNIPTDYKVLVNNYDMLPKISFDYEIVERAKNIVVAPYNGYWKDLGTWNTLTEEMSSNIVGKGVISDELKNSNIINELQIPIVLMGLENAIVAASPDGILVTDKDRSPDIKKYAEMFSDRPMFEERRWGWYKVLEHNKYEEGNQVLTRRLWVESGKNISYQIHYQRTEVWTLIKGEGLLILENSIEHVRAGDTIKIPLGKKHALKAITNMEIIEVQVGNNITEDDVTRIAYDWNEIIDKLSITVK, from the coding sequence ATGAATTTAGTATTATTATCTGGTGGTTCGGGAAAAAGATTATGGCCATTATCTAATGATGCAAGATCAAAGCAATTTCTCAAACTACTAAAAAACAATGAAGATGACCAGTCAGAATCTATGTTACAGAGAGTATGGAAGCAATTACATAAAAGTGGCCTATCACGAAATGCAATAATAGCTACTAGTAAATCCCAAGAAGAGATAATGTATAATCAACTTGGTTCAGAGATTACTTTAGTTACTGAGCCATATAGAAGAGACACTTTTCCAGCCATTGCTTTAGCAGCAAGTTATTTATATTCTGAAAAAAAAATTGCAATTGACGAATCAGTAACTGTCTTACCTGTAGATCCATACGTAGATGATTTGTTTTTTGAGAAAATTCGCTCTTTAGAAGATATACTAACCGAGAGTAGAGCGGACTTAGCGTTAGTCGGCGTTAAACCAATTTTTCCTTCTCAGAAGTACGGTTACATAGTACCTGAGACCAGTGGTTATCAAAATAATATGTATGTACCAGTAAAATCCTTTAAGGAAAAACCAGATCTTGCATTAGCAAAAGAACTAATCTCAGAAGAAGCATTATGGAATTGTGGAGTCTTTTCTTTTAGGTTGTCGTTCATTCTGGATTATCTTAAAGAACTTAATATACCGACTGATTACAAGGTACTGGTTAATAATTATGATATGTTACCTAAAATCAGTTTTGATTATGAAATTGTTGAGAGAGCTAAAAACATTGTTGTAGCACCTTACAATGGATATTGGAAGGATTTAGGTACGTGGAATACTCTCACAGAGGAAATGAGTAGTAACATAGTTGGTAAGGGAGTAATAAGTGATGAATTGAAGAATTCAAATATTATTAATGAACTTCAGATACCAATTGTATTGATGGGACTTGAAAATGCGATTGTGGCAGCTAGTCCAGATGGAATACTTGTTACAGACAAGGATAGAAGTCCAGATATAAAAAAATATGCTGAAATGTTCTCAGATAGACCAATGTTTGAAGAACGACGTTGGGGATGGTATAAAGTTTTAGAACATAATAAATATGAAGAAGGGAATCAAGTACTTACTAGACGCTTATGGGTAGAATCAGGTAAAAATATAAGCTACCAAATTCACTATCAAAGGACAGAAGTTTGGACACTAATTAAAGGTGAAGGGCTACTGATATTGGAAAATAGCATTGAGCATGTTAGAGCAGGAGATACTATAAAGATTCCTTTAGGTAAGAAACATGCTTTAAAGGCTATAACTAATATGGAGATAATTGAAGTACAGGTTGGCAATAATATAACAGAAGACGATGTGACAAGAATTGCTTATGATTGGAATGAGATAATAGATAAACTCTCTATTACTGTTAAATGA
- a CDS encoding LCP family protein gives MTLQRQRRKKRKVRKFRLFMMVFLIAFLAIGSYAAYEYISASRAANADNNLSDDVVFNGSDENVDNVNVLVLGSDSRGGSSARADTIMIANYSSDTKQPKLISIMRDTYVDIPGYGFNKINAAYSIGGPELMRKTITENFGIDINYYAEIDFKGFEKLVDAVAPDGIEVTVTPEMTTDQKALGVQLTEGTQKLHGKELLAYSRFRHDANGDYGRVQRQQEVLGKLKEEVASVTTVAKLPKMIGIANGYVSTNVRNGLLLSMGTDVLRGKTEDIETMRIPMDDTYHDARYGVGAVLEFNVGGLEQNAQGAQTFLNQ, from the coding sequence GTGACCTTACAACGTCAAAGGCGTAAGAAAAGGAAAGTGCGAAAATTCAGGTTATTTATGATGGTATTCCTGATCGCTTTCCTGGCTATCGGTAGCTATGCTGCGTATGAATATATTTCTGCTTCGCGGGCTGCGAATGCGGATAACAATTTGAGTGATGATGTGGTATTCAATGGCTCGGATGAAAATGTCGATAATGTAAATGTTCTCGTGCTTGGGAGTGATTCCCGCGGGGGAAGCAGTGCGCGGGCGGATACGATCATGATTGCCAATTATAGTTCGGATACGAAGCAGCCGAAGCTGATATCGATCATGCGTGACACGTATGTGGATATTCCGGGTTATGGCTTTAATAAAATCAATGCTGCTTATTCCATTGGCGGACCGGAGCTGATGCGAAAGACGATAACGGAAAATTTCGGGATCGATATCAATTACTATGCGGAGATCGATTTCAAGGGCTTTGAGAAGCTTGTCGATGCAGTGGCGCCTGATGGCATCGAAGTCACGGTGACGCCGGAGATGACGACGGATCAGAAGGCATTGGGTGTGCAGCTGACGGAAGGCACGCAGAAGCTCCACGGCAAGGAGCTGCTGGCCTACAGTCGATTCCGCCATGATGCGAATGGGGATTACGGCCGGGTGCAGCGTCAGCAGGAGGTCCTTGGCAAGCTGAAAGAAGAAGTGGCCAGTGTGACGACGGTTGCCAAGCTGCCGAAAATGATCGGGATTGCCAATGGCTATGTGAGTACGAATGTCCGTAATGGCTTGCTATTGTCAATGGGCACGGATGTGCTGCGTGGGAAGACCGAGGATATCGAAACGATGCGGATCCCGATGGATGACACGTACCATGATGCCCGCTATGGTGTAGGGGCCGTGCTGGAGTTCAATGTCGGCGGGTTGGAACAGAATGCCCAGGGAGCACAAACCTTCTTGAATCAGTAA
- a CDS encoding LCP family protein, producing MVLGRKERRKKKRTWLKVTLSIIAVLIIAVAATGIYAANKAKSTVNTMQKDTVAIDKKQSETKVKDKEKLNILLLGVDEREDDAGRSDALMVMSLDPANDSMKLISIPRDTRTEIVGHGTTDKINHAYAFGGVDMTIDTVENFLGTDMDYFAEMNMEGLSDFVDAVGGITVNNQLDWIDEGYYKKGYHYAQGEIQLDGPQAMGYVRMRHLDPDGDFGRNARQRQVIQAVIDKGASINSVSKIDDILSALGDNVQTNMDFSTMTDLFKNYRNVRQNSENYQMQGSGTTIDGIYYYEIAQDEIDKVHDMIS from the coding sequence ATGGTTTTGGGTAGGAAAGAAAGGCGAAAGAAGAAAAGAACCTGGCTGAAAGTTACTTTGAGTATAATTGCGGTATTGATCATTGCTGTGGCAGCGACAGGAATCTATGCTGCCAATAAAGCGAAATCGACAGTGAATACCATGCAAAAAGACACAGTTGCGATTGATAAGAAACAATCGGAAACAAAAGTGAAGGATAAGGAAAAATTGAACATCCTGCTGCTTGGCGTCGATGAGCGGGAAGATGATGCCGGCCGTTCCGATGCGCTGATGGTGATGTCACTTGATCCAGCCAATGATTCGATGAAGCTGATCAGCATTCCGCGTGACACCCGTACAGAGATCGTCGGCCATGGCACGACGGATAAAATCAACCACGCCTATGCCTTCGGCGGAGTGGATATGACGATTGATACGGTCGAGAATTTCCTTGGTACCGATATGGATTACTTCGCGGAAATGAACATGGAAGGCCTATCTGACTTTGTCGATGCCGTTGGCGGCATCACAGTCAATAACCAGCTGGACTGGATCGATGAAGGCTATTACAAAAAAGGCTATCATTATGCGCAAGGCGAGATCCAGCTCGATGGACCGCAGGCGATGGGCTATGTCCGTATGCGCCACTTGGATCCGGATGGGGACTTCGGCCGTAATGCCCGTCAGCGTCAAGTCATCCAAGCCGTCATCGATAAGGGGGCAAGCATCAACTCGGTGAGCAAAATCGATGATATTTTAAGTGCCTTGGGTGATAATGTGCAGACCAATATGGATTTCTCCACCATGACGGATCTGTTCAAAAACTACCGCAATGTACGCCAGAACTCAGAGAATTATCAGATGCAAGGATCTGGTACGACGATCGATGGCATCTATTACTATGAAATAGCACAGGATGAAATCGATAAAGTGCATGATATGATTTCTTGA
- a CDS encoding phosphodiester glycosidase family protein yields MERTLKIGLIGISLLASLIVLPMNLAPATYDKTKVVFHSYDYLDSRYYVTKIYYQNELGKVSPIKKAYANDGFGKGAEEVVSFAGRQKPSVAINASIFNPDTGEPYGMQMKDGEFQKESSDLGNTWLLGSDASGRLYTFQSRFAGREIKSKDIRNTWQGFFPLIVEGEWKNYYRSYSIANIRTDNPRQIIMQDYYNNTYIYTFDGRTEQNSGITYSDFYHIIKNKIKYIRLAYVLDGGGSTSLVLDGEAKNDLIGTSKEKYGRKVADFIYFD; encoded by the coding sequence ATGGAGCGGACATTGAAAATTGGTTTGATTGGTATTTCCCTATTGGCATCCCTCATCGTCCTTCCTATGAACCTTGCCCCGGCCACCTATGATAAAACAAAGGTGGTTTTTCATTCCTACGATTACCTTGATTCACGCTATTATGTGACAAAAATCTATTATCAGAACGAGCTTGGCAAAGTGTCCCCGATTAAGAAAGCATATGCGAATGATGGCTTCGGAAAAGGAGCGGAAGAGGTTGTATCCTTTGCGGGACGCCAAAAGCCGAGTGTAGCCATCAATGCCAGCATTTTCAACCCGGACACGGGCGAGCCCTACGGTATGCAGATGAAAGACGGGGAGTTCCAAAAGGAAAGCAGTGACTTAGGCAATACCTGGCTGCTTGGGAGTGATGCATCGGGGCGGCTGTATACGTTTCAGTCAAGGTTTGCCGGACGGGAGATAAAATCGAAGGATATCAGGAATACCTGGCAGGGTTTCTTTCCTTTGATCGTGGAGGGGGAGTGGAAGAACTACTACCGTTCCTATTCGATTGCAAATATAAGAACGGATAATCCGCGGCAGATCATCATGCAGGATTATTACAACAATACATATATCTATACATTCGACGGCAGGACCGAACAAAATAGCGGCATTACCTATTCAGACTTTTATCACATCATCAAAAATAAAATCAAATACATAAGATTGGCCTATGTGCTGGATGGCGGGGGAAGTACATCGCTCGTCCTAGATGGTGAGGCGAAAAACGACTTGATTGGAACTAGTAAGGAAAAATACGGGAGGAAAGTTGCTGATTTTATCTATTTTGACTGA